CCTGCGTAAGCTGCATCTTTGAGAGTTTCACAAACTTACCTCTCGCGTAGACTTTAAAAGTAGCAAACATAACTTGAGTCACCACTTCATACACTGGATGCTGATATTTATGCAGTCATGTGTTCTAAGCTGATGTTATAAAGCTCAGCCTTATAAATAGTTACCTAATTAAGCTTAGATAAAAAGAAACACATTGTTTAACTGGCATAAAGCTAAAGACGTTCAAGAGAAAATATGATTGTTTAATATATTTAAAAACACAAGATATCAACATATTTGTTTCAGTAAATATGATGAATTCATTTCAAATTTAGTTCAGAAGAAGTAAGTGAAATAGAAGCCTAACAAAGTGGGTAGACACATGACTAGTACATTAATTACCATTCACTTAAACTTAACCTTTGTATCAATAAAAGTTGCTATTTAAGCAACAGTAACCCGCTAATTAATCTCAAATAAGTTAACAAAAGACCACATAGCAATCACCTTAAAGCTTTAATTGAACAAACCAGTTTATATGTCATAATGAAGCCAGACATTTAAACTCACATGAGACATATTCGATTAAAATCCTGCTGCACTTTGTATTAGCTATATTCTTGTGTGTCTCGGCTCTCACAACTCAAGCTAAAGCTAACGACAATATTAATGATCAGAAAACCCAACAAAGAATCGATTATCTATTCGACGTGTTCAATGAGGGGAAAGAAGGTGATCTTGAAAAACTAGCAGCATACTTAGCTGAACTTGAAACACTCATTCCTCAAGATGATATTAAGCAGCAAGAAAAACTCATTCCTCTTCAATGCTGGTACCATCCTTCAGAAACGTCCGAAGAATTTATACAAGCGATTAAACACGCCGAAGAATTAATGAATCGCCATCAAAAGAGCTATCCATCAGCCCTTCACGCAGATTTGTTACTTTGCCGCGCTTCTCATTATCAATATTCAGGTAAGCCTCAACAGGCAAAATTAGACTACGACGCTGCGATTCAAGAAGCTTATCAAATTGAAAACTTACGCTTAATTGCCGATGGTAGAAGTATGCGCGGTGCTATGCTGTCCTATGAAGGAGATTATACTGGCGCGCTTGAAGATCTCATTCCCGCGCAATCTATGTATGAACAGCTTAAATTGGATTACTGGGCACAAGTTAACTTAAGTGAGATAGCCAATAGTTTTCGCCGTTTCGGCGACCCACAAATGGCGCTTAATTATCAGCAAAAGCTCGAGAAAGCTTATCTTGAAAATAATCAAGATTTAGAAGCTATCGATGTCAATACTCAAATCGCTTATTCCTACGAAGAACTCGGAAAAAATGAGCTAGCACTTGAACGATTCGAGAAAAGTTATCAATTCTGGATAAACAGAGACCAGCCAATCCCTGCAGCAGGTGCTGCAGTTGATATTGCAGGTATTCAGTTAAAACTGGGTCAAGTTGATTTAGCCATCGAAACGTTAGAGCTCGCAGAAAAGACCATTACCATAGAGCTTGATGGTTTATTTAGTTTTATGAAGTTATTCAGGGCTCAGGCAGCACTAATAAAACAGCAACCAGAAAAAGCATTAGACTATGCAATCGAAGCTGAAATGGGTTTCGATGTCAGTAAAAATGAGCGAGGTCTAAGCCAAGTTTATACCTTAAGAAATGAAATTTATTTATTTTTAGAGGACTATCAATCTGCCCACCACGCTTTGAGTGATTATCTGAAACTGCACCATAAACTTGATCAAAAAAGCCTCAGCAGTCGCAATAGTGAAATGCGTGCACGATTTAATACCGATAAAATTGAATCTGAAAATCAGGTGCTTCAACACATACAGCGTATAAAAGAACAAGAGCTCAAAGTATTAGAGAAGAATAAAGAGTTACAGCAAGTTATTATTTTTTTAGTCGCCATTATTTTAATTATAATGACCCTGTATGCAATCAAACAGGTCAAACGAAAGCAATTATTCAAGAACCTAGCACTTACTGACGAGTTAACACAATTAGCCAATCGTCGACACACATATAAGTTGGCAAAGAGTTATATTGAACAAGCACGTAAAGAAAGTACTCATTTTTCGCTGATTTCATTCGATGCCGATCATTTTAAAAAGGTAAACGATACGCTTGGCCACGATATAGGCGATAAAGTATTAGTGCTATTAGCTGAGGTTTCTCGTAATTTAATGCGCAAATCGGATACTGTTGGACGCGTTGGTGGTGAAGAATTTTTGGTTTTATTACCAGGTGCCAATGAGCAACAAGCACAGGATATTGCCGAAAGATTAGTCAAAACCGTAGCTAATGCTGATTGGCATGAAATTGCCCCTGAGCTTAAACAAACTATTAGTGCGGGCGTGAGTCAATTTGACAATGATAGTAACTTAGAAGCGCTATTATTACGTGTCGACAATGCACTGTATCAAGCAAAGTCTGCAGGAAGAAACTGTGTTAAGACGGTATAAATAACCTTGCAAAAACATATTCGATGTAACGATTATTATAGATATCTCATCCGTATATTTGTCTCAATTATCGTGTTGTTCGGGCACGTTTCATTTTCAGCCTCAGCCAACATGATAGAGAATAAGGCGGCAGATGAGTTAATAAGTCAGTTTGAAAGTGATCAACTGACGGGAACGTTATATTTTGATGAAAAGCTACTTGAGCTTGAAGCTCTGATAGATGAAGCTGATAAACCAAGATTAGAAAAGCTTTCTACCTTAAGCTGTACTCGAATCCCATCTGGTTCAAAAGAAAAGCTGCAGGATTTTGTTACTCAATACTCAAGCCTTGAACAACAGAATTTTTATTATCAATCTTCGCCCGTATTACTTAATTTGTGCCGCTCTATTGCGCTGATGTACTTAGGTGAGCTGCAACAATCTGAGCAGATAAATCAACAAATGCTAGCCAAAGCAGAGGCATTAGGCGAAACCAAATTAATTGCCGATGCATATTTTACAATAGGCCAATTAAGCTTATTTAAATCCCAGTTTTTAAGCGCTATCGACAGTATGTCGATATCGTTTGAGCTCTATCAAAAGCTGGGCTATTGGAACACTGCCAATATTAATATTATCTCCTTAGCCAGTGCTTACCGTCGTTTGGGAGATAACAAAAAAGCCCTCTATTATTATAATATTGTTGAGCAACATTT
This window of the Shewanella goraebulensis genome carries:
- a CDS encoding tetratricopeptide repeat-containing diguanylate cyclase; protein product: MCVSALTTQAKANDNINDQKTQQRIDYLFDVFNEGKEGDLEKLAAYLAELETLIPQDDIKQQEKLIPLQCWYHPSETSEEFIQAIKHAEELMNRHQKSYPSALHADLLLCRASHYQYSGKPQQAKLDYDAAIQEAYQIENLRLIADGRSMRGAMLSYEGDYTGALEDLIPAQSMYEQLKLDYWAQVNLSEIANSFRRFGDPQMALNYQQKLEKAYLENNQDLEAIDVNTQIAYSYEELGKNELALERFEKSYQFWINRDQPIPAAGAAVDIAGIQLKLGQVDLAIETLELAEKTITIELDGLFSFMKLFRAQAALIKQQPEKALDYAIEAEMGFDVSKNERGLSQVYTLRNEIYLFLEDYQSAHHALSDYLKLHHKLDQKSLSSRNSEMRARFNTDKIESENQVLQHIQRIKEQELKVLEKNKELQQVIIFLVAIILIIMTLYAIKQVKRKQLFKNLALTDELTQLANRRHTYKLAKSYIEQARKESTHFSLISFDADHFKKVNDTLGHDIGDKVLVLLAEVSRNLMRKSDTVGRVGGEEFLVLLPGANEQQAQDIAERLVKTVANADWHEIAPELKQTISAGVSQFDNDSNLEALLLRVDNALYQAKSAGRNCVKTV